One segment of Bradyrhizobium sp. CB2312 DNA contains the following:
- the flaF gene encoding flagellar biosynthesis regulator FlaF: MTFEAYESVVDDSGYEARGRERQALSLGIDRLERLQKGRASFEDQVQSLLYVRRLWAIFIEDLAHPENGLPEKLRADIISIGLWVVKEADRLREEKSDDVTQLIEINRMIRDAL, from the coding sequence ATGACGTTTGAAGCCTATGAATCGGTCGTCGATGATAGCGGCTATGAGGCGAGGGGCCGCGAGCGCCAGGCGCTCAGCCTCGGCATCGACCGCCTGGAGCGCCTCCAGAAGGGACGCGCCAGTTTCGAGGATCAGGTCCAGAGCCTGCTCTACGTGCGGCGGCTGTGGGCGATCTTCATCGAGGATCTCGCGCATCCGGAGAACGGGCTTCCCGAGAAGCTGCGGGCCGACATCATCTCGATCGGTCTGTGGGTCGTCAAGGAAGCCGACCGCCTTCGCGAGGAAAAGTCGGACGACGTGACGCAGCTCATCGAAATCAACCGCATGATCCGAGACGCGCTTTAA
- a CDS encoding rod-binding protein, with product MIVTATPDLVLDVLDAADPVTQRAAAAKLDALKSSDADFAATMDAEVGKARTATADQAAKAAETQSTAVNGAPVQVIKAPASGEVYRKFEAFILQTFVETMLPKESEQVFGKGTAGGVWKSMLAEQLGNQLAKGKGIGIAKQLAAANPAAANITGKAGS from the coding sequence ATGATCGTGACAGCGACGCCCGACCTCGTTCTCGACGTTCTCGATGCTGCCGATCCCGTGACACAGCGCGCAGCGGCCGCGAAGCTCGATGCGCTGAAATCATCCGACGCAGATTTCGCCGCCACGATGGACGCGGAGGTCGGCAAGGCCAGGACGGCGACAGCCGATCAAGCCGCGAAGGCCGCTGAAACGCAGTCGACTGCCGTGAACGGGGCGCCGGTGCAGGTCATCAAGGCGCCGGCCTCCGGCGAGGTCTACCGGAAGTTCGAAGCCTTTATCCTCCAGACCTTCGTCGAGACGATGTTGCCGAAAGAGTCGGAGCAGGTCTTCGGCAAAGGCACGGCCGGCGGCGTCTGGAAGTCGATGCTGGCGGAGCAGCTCGGTAACCAGCTGGCCAAGGGCAAGGGCATCGGCATTGCGAAGCAGCTCGCCGCTGCGAATCCGGCCGCAGCGAACATTACGGGGAAGGCCGGATCATGA
- the flgD gene encoding flagellar hook assembly protein FlgD, which translates to MNVPSATDSTSKSSDTNNSTQSTSKTGVDYNTFLQLLVAEMKNQDPTNPMDTSQYMSQFAQLSTVEQAMQTNNKLDALLSSQSLSQADGLIGKKVTFTDSTGASFSGKVASISINTNGSVATLEDGTKVAVGPGLTISQS; encoded by the coding sequence ATGAACGTCCCCAGCGCGACCGACAGCACCAGCAAGTCGTCCGATACGAACAACTCGACCCAGTCCACGTCGAAGACCGGCGTCGACTACAACACGTTTCTTCAGCTTCTCGTCGCCGAGATGAAGAACCAGGATCCGACCAATCCAATGGACACGTCGCAATATATGAGCCAGTTCGCCCAGCTCTCGACGGTCGAGCAGGCCATGCAGACCAATAACAAGCTGGATGCGCTGCTGTCCTCGCAGTCGCTGTCGCAGGCGGATGGGCTGATCGGAAAGAAGGTCACCTTCACCGACTCGACCGGCGCGTCCTTCAGCGGCAAGGTCGCATCGATCTCCATCAACACCAACGGTTCCGTCGCGACCCTCGAGGACGGCACGAAAGTCGCCGTCGGGCCCGGGCTCACGATCAGCCAGTCATGA
- the fliQ gene encoding flagellar biosynthesis protein FliQ, which produces MNERDALDIVQAAIWTIIVASGPAVGAAMLVGTAIALLQALTQIQEATLTFVPKIIVLLVVVAVSGSFIGAHLSTFTEMVYSHIERGF; this is translated from the coding sequence ATGAACGAGCGCGACGCCCTCGACATCGTCCAGGCGGCGATCTGGACCATCATCGTTGCCTCCGGCCCCGCGGTCGGGGCCGCAATGCTGGTCGGCACCGCCATCGCGCTGCTGCAGGCGCTGACCCAGATCCAGGAGGCGACGCTGACCTTCGTTCCGAAGATCATCGTCCTTCTCGTGGTCGTCGCCGTCTCCGGCTCCTTCATCGGCGCTCATCTCTCCACTTTCACCGAGATGGTCTATTCGCATATCGAGCGCGGCTTCTGA
- the fliR gene encoding flagellar biosynthesis protein FliR, which yields MISGLADSVLVTFIVFCRIGACLMFVPGYSSVNVPAQVRLFIALVTTFALAPILIAVLKPLTENAAPLTLALLIGSEILVGSVIGLGGRVFFLALQTMATVMASAIGLSNIPGTPIGDTDPAPALVPLIMASVTTLFFMTDQHWQVLRGLMNSYDVWHPGSRLGGSMALDQLVGRLSEAFVLTLRITSPFIVYSVIVNLAVGFINKLTPAIPVYFISVPFVLFGGFLLLYLTSDELMTQFMLGVSSWLAE from the coding sequence GTGATCAGCGGCCTTGCCGACAGCGTGCTGGTCACGTTCATCGTGTTCTGCCGCATCGGCGCCTGCCTGATGTTCGTGCCCGGCTACTCCAGCGTCAACGTCCCGGCCCAGGTCCGCCTGTTCATCGCGCTCGTGACGACGTTTGCGCTGGCGCCGATCCTGATCGCGGTCCTGAAACCGCTCACAGAGAATGCGGCGCCGCTGACGCTGGCACTGCTGATCGGCTCCGAGATCCTGGTCGGCAGCGTCATCGGCCTCGGCGGGCGCGTGTTCTTCCTGGCGCTCCAGACCATGGCAACCGTGATGGCGAGTGCGATCGGGCTCAGCAACATCCCGGGCACGCCGATAGGCGACACCGATCCGGCGCCCGCTTTGGTGCCGCTGATCATGGCGTCCGTCACCACGCTCTTCTTCATGACCGATCAGCATTGGCAGGTCCTGCGCGGGCTGATGAACTCCTACGACGTCTGGCATCCCGGCAGCAGGCTCGGCGGCAGCATGGCGCTGGACCAGCTGGTCGGTCGTCTGTCGGAAGCGTTCGTGCTGACGTTGCGGATCACGAGCCCCTTCATCGTCTACTCGGTCATCGTCAACCTCGCGGTCGGCTTCATCAACAAACTGACGCCGGCAATTCCGGTCTATTTCATCTCGGTGCCCTTCGTGCTGTTCGGCGGCTTCCTGCTGCTCTACCTCACCAGCGACGAGTTGATGACGCAATTCATGCTCGGCGTCTCGTCGTGGCTGGCGGAGTGA
- the flbT gene encoding flagellar biosynthesis repressor FlbT, which translates to MKISLRAGERIYINGAVLRVDRKVSVELVNDVMFLLEGQVMQASDATTAMRQLYFIVQLMLMNPTDVRDASTLYQQHHAALVAVCESREMLEGLAAVDELVEATRYFEALKRIRALFPVEQAILAGAAAPFEAA; encoded by the coding sequence ATGAAGATCTCCTTGCGGGCGGGCGAACGGATCTACATCAACGGCGCGGTTCTGCGTGTGGACCGCAAGGTCTCGGTCGAGCTCGTCAACGACGTGATGTTCCTGCTCGAAGGGCAGGTCATGCAGGCCTCCGACGCCACCACGGCGATGCGCCAGCTCTATTTCATCGTCCAACTCATGCTGATGAACCCGACCGACGTCCGCGATGCTTCGACGCTCTATCAGCAGCACCACGCGGCCCTGGTCGCGGTGTGCGAAAGCCGCGAGATGCTGGAGGGACTTGCCGCGGTCGACGAGCTGGTCGAGGCGACCCGTTATTTCGAGGCGCTCAAGCGAATTCGGGCGCTGTTCCCGGTGGAGCAAGCCATCCTGGCCGGCGCCGCCGCCCCATTCGAGGCTGCCTGA
- the flhA gene encoding flagellar biosynthesis protein FlhA, translating into MADTLAASLPSPRRFGADAFFAGGIVTMLTILFLPIPPILIDLGLAFSIALSALILMVALWIQRPLDFSAFPTVLLIATILRLALNVATTRLILSRGGEGEQAAGYVVAGFSKFVMGGDFVIGLIIFAILVTVNFVVITKGATRIAEVGARFTLDAIPGKQMAIDADLSAGLIDDKEAQRRRRELEEESAFFGAMDGASKFVRGDAIAGLLITAINIFGGIVIGVTHHGLTLSRAADVYTKLSVGDGLVSQMPALIVSLSAGLLVSKGGTRGSAEQAVLRQLGGYPRAVWAAALMMFVLALMPGLPMAPFLLLGGVMAFVGYSLPKRQAALKQKEDARKADERAQAEAKESVKESLKTAEIELALGGHLSVHLLGARTELAHRVAKIRKKFAKQYGFVIPEIKLTDNLSIDPKGYQIRIHDTRVAHGELRLGEVLVLVDKDGKPDVPGEEVIEPAFGMKALWVTEAFTDEVKRQGCKPVDNLSVLLTHLSEVIRANLAQLLSYKDMRALLDRLDPEYKRLVEDLCPSQISYSGLLAILKILLAERVSIRNLHLILEAIAEIAPHVRRSEQVAEHVRTRLAQQICGDLSDNGVLNVVRLGNRWDLAFHQSLKRDAKGDVVEFDADPRLIEQFATEASTAIRKFTESGTSVVLAVTPEARPYVRMILERVFPTLPILSHVEVARCAEIRALAAIS; encoded by the coding sequence ATGGCCGATACGTTAGCTGCTAGCCTGCCCAGCCCGCGCCGATTCGGGGCGGACGCCTTCTTCGCGGGCGGCATCGTGACCATGCTCACGATCCTGTTCCTGCCGATCCCGCCGATCCTGATCGATCTCGGACTTGCCTTCTCGATCGCGCTGTCGGCGCTGATCCTGATGGTCGCGCTGTGGATCCAGCGGCCGCTCGATTTCTCCGCCTTCCCGACCGTGCTGCTGATCGCGACGATCCTGCGGCTGGCGCTCAACGTCGCGACGACCCGCCTGATCCTGTCGCGCGGCGGGGAGGGCGAGCAGGCCGCGGGCTACGTCGTCGCGGGCTTCTCGAAATTCGTCATGGGCGGCGACTTCGTCATCGGCCTGATCATCTTCGCGATCCTGGTGACGGTGAACTTCGTGGTGATCACCAAGGGTGCGACGCGTATCGCCGAAGTCGGCGCCCGTTTCACCCTGGATGCTATCCCCGGCAAGCAGATGGCGATCGACGCCGACCTGTCGGCCGGTCTGATCGACGACAAGGAGGCCCAGCGCCGGCGCCGCGAGCTCGAGGAGGAAAGCGCGTTCTTCGGTGCCATGGACGGTGCCTCGAAGTTCGTCCGCGGCGACGCCATCGCCGGCCTGCTCATCACTGCGATCAATATTTTCGGCGGCATCGTCATCGGCGTCACCCATCACGGCCTGACCCTGTCGCGTGCCGCCGACGTCTACACCAAGCTCTCCGTCGGCGACGGTCTGGTGTCGCAGATGCCGGCGCTAATCGTGTCGCTGTCGGCCGGCCTTCTCGTCTCCAAGGGCGGCACCAGGGGATCGGCGGAGCAGGCGGTGCTGCGGCAGCTCGGCGGCTATCCCCGCGCCGTGTGGGCCGCTGCGTTGATGATGTTCGTGCTGGCACTGATGCCGGGCCTGCCGATGGCGCCCTTCCTGCTGCTCGGCGGCGTCATGGCTTTCGTCGGCTACTCACTGCCGAAGCGGCAGGCGGCGCTCAAGCAGAAGGAAGACGCGCGCAAGGCCGACGAACGCGCCCAGGCCGAGGCCAAGGAATCCGTCAAGGAATCGCTCAAGACCGCCGAGATCGAGCTGGCGCTCGGCGGCCACCTTTCGGTTCATCTGCTGGGCGCGCGCACCGAGCTCGCTCACCGTGTGGCCAAGATCCGCAAGAAATTCGCCAAGCAGTACGGCTTCGTCATTCCCGAGATCAAGCTCACCGACAATCTGTCGATCGATCCCAAGGGATACCAGATCCGGATTCACGACACGCGCGTTGCGCATGGCGAGCTCAGGCTCGGCGAGGTGCTGGTGCTGGTCGACAAGGACGGCAAGCCCGACGTGCCCGGCGAAGAGGTGATCGAGCCCGCCTTCGGCATGAAGGCGCTGTGGGTGACGGAGGCCTTCACCGACGAAGTCAAGCGCCAGGGCTGCAAGCCGGTCGACAATCTCTCGGTGCTGCTCACGCATTTGAGCGAAGTGATCCGGGCGAATCTCGCCCAGCTGCTGTCCTACAAGGACATGCGCGCGCTGCTCGATCGGCTCGATCCCGAATACAAGCGTCTGGTCGAGGATCTCTGCCCGTCGCAGATCTCCTATTCGGGCCTGCTGGCGATCCTCAAGATCCTGCTGGCCGAACGCGTGTCGATCCGCAACCTCCATCTGATCCTCGAAGCCATCGCCGAGATCGCGCCCCATGTGCGGCGCTCCGAGCAGGTCGCCGAGCACGTGCGCACGCGTCTGGCGCAGCAGATCTGCGGCGACCTCTCCGACAACGGCGTGCTCAACGTGGTCCGCCTCGGCAATCGCTGGGATCTCGCCTTCCACCAGAGCCTGAAGCGCGACGCCAAGGGCGACGTGGTCGAGTTCGACGCCGATCCCCGCCTGATCGAGCAGTTCGCGACGGAGGCCAGCACGGCGATCCGCAAGTTCACCGAGAGCGGCACCAGCGTGGTGCTGGCAGTGACCCCCGAAGCCCGTCCCTATGTCCGGATGATCCTGGAGCGGGTGTTCCCGACGCTGCCGATCCTGTCGCATGTCGAGGTCGCGCGCTGCGCCGAGATCCGCGCGCTCGCAGCCATATCGTGA
- a CDS encoding flagellar biosynthesis protein FlgN, with translation MQAQESAAALVMEQPVADTEAITMEAATGGAQLPVLLPNAGGAAVVDGIDAARSDEVRGLLAAIRRLESIVEEETIALTTRKKIDFDDFSARKSRSMLEFVRLMRARMHLGAEAVITEEIQRLREKLERNRSVLEMHYEAVREVASIIVKAIKDAESDGTYTGRAAQDGK, from the coding sequence ATGCAGGCACAAGAAAGCGCGGCGGCCCTGGTGATGGAGCAGCCGGTCGCGGACACCGAGGCGATTACGATGGAAGCGGCAACAGGCGGCGCGCAGCTGCCCGTGCTATTGCCGAATGCCGGCGGCGCGGCGGTGGTTGACGGCATCGACGCGGCGAGATCGGACGAGGTGCGCGGCCTGCTGGCGGCGATCCGCCGGCTCGAGAGCATCGTCGAGGAGGAGACGATTGCGCTCACGACGCGCAAGAAGATCGATTTCGACGACTTCAGCGCTCGCAAGAGCCGGAGTATGCTCGAATTCGTCCGCCTGATGCGGGCACGAATGCATCTCGGCGCCGAGGCCGTGATCACCGAAGAGATTCAGCGGTTGCGCGAGAAGCTCGAGCGGAATCGCTCGGTCCTCGAAATGCATTACGAAGCGGTGCGCGAGGTCGCGTCGATCATCGTCAAGGCGATCAAGGACGCCGAGTCGGACGGCACCTATACCGGTCGCGCAGCGCAGGACGGAAAATGA